One genomic window of Chitinophagaceae bacterium includes the following:
- a CDS encoding proton-conducting transporter membrane subunit has product MQKNEIYQSIAYVLFTSWTIPLIAFLFIKIAYIQRFKEPLKIVYISLFFVYFLLIVFIAYASWNETLLYTYTWFSIAETTFSVSFIINNTQRIFLLTSSFITLLVSIYSLEYMKTEKAINRYFSLLGLFSFAMQGIIVSDNLLVLYMFLELISISSYFLIQFYHTKDAAVSAAYKALLINKIADLGLLISIFFIYTLFGTLEIETLYTIITTAVWNGQGYTFVNDVSISGAEFNILGICILFTAMGKSAQFPLSVWLPDAMEAPTPISALMHSATMVASGIFLLIKLFFIFTPFVLNIVVIISVCTIFVGCFSALFQTDIKKILAFSTISQLGFMMFSIGIAQPEASFFHLITHAFFKSTLFLAVGNIIHFLRNFKEATNQSFNHQDADFMGGLAKYKPFTAIAFIISSASLIGIPFSAGYFSKKNILNYSTSWADFYEYQGYAVVLCIFVASFITAVYMTRQTILIFFGKNRTPLLQTHLVSKTPLLFTIPILIMILVSILFSFHSTILDVGSHWFLQITQPLHPFCLFSYFIAFTPNKNEFLTPISILIVLSGIGIAIKWYLPNTYTGYIKKSKTYFFLNQLCFHHFYIQYVLHFFCVRPFFALSKMSAFVDKNILSLFIKNIGYVSVTFSHILYWIDRKIIDGSITLFLFFVKYISTQINILQSGSYQRMVQFSLFVFMIIIGMCVVVICNM; this is encoded by the coding sequence ATGCAAAAAAACGAGATATATCAATCTATTGCTTATGTTCTCTTTACCTCTTGGACAATCCCCCTTATTGCGTTTCTTTTCATAAAAATAGCATATATCCAAAGGTTCAAAGAACCTCTAAAAATAGTATATATCTCTCTTTTTTTTGTATATTTTTTACTCATTGTCTTCATTGCTTATGCTTCTTGGAACGAAACGCTTCTCTATACCTATACATGGTTTTCTATAGCGGAAACTACCTTCTCAGTTTCTTTTATCATCAACAATACTCAGAGAATTTTTTTGCTCACGTCCAGTTTTATTACCCTCTTGGTAAGCATATATTCTCTCGAATATATGAAAACAGAAAAAGCCATTAACCGATACTTTTCTTTATTAGGGCTGTTTAGCTTTGCTATGCAAGGGATTATTGTATCGGATAACCTTCTTGTATTATATATGTTTTTAGAACTCATAAGTATCAGTTCTTATTTCTTAATACAATTCTATCACACAAAAGATGCCGCTGTTTCCGCAGCATATAAAGCCCTTCTTATAAATAAAATAGCCGATTTAGGGCTATTGATAAGTATTTTTTTTATATACACCTTGTTTGGAACATTAGAAATAGAGACATTGTATACTATTATTACAACAGCTGTATGGAATGGGCAAGGATATACTTTTGTCAATGATGTATCGATTTCGGGAGCGGAATTCAATATATTAGGAATATGTATACTATTCACTGCTATGGGAAAATCTGCTCAATTTCCACTCAGTGTTTGGTTACCAGATGCAATGGAAGCCCCTACTCCCATATCTGCCTTGATGCATTCCGCAACTATGGTAGCATCGGGCATATTTCTCTTGATAAAACTATTTTTTATATTCACTCCTTTTGTACTCAATATAGTGGTTATTATATCTGTATGTACTATTTTTGTAGGGTGTTTTTCTGCTCTCTTCCAAACAGATATAAAAAAAATACTTGCTTTCTCTACTATATCTCAACTCGGTTTTATGATGTTTTCCATTGGTATAGCTCAACCCGAAGCATCTTTTTTTCACCTCATTACTCACGCTTTTTTCAAAAGCACTCTTTTCCTTGCGGTAGGAAATATCATACACTTCCTCCGTAATTTCAAAGAAGCTACCAATCAATCTTTTAACCACCAAGATGCAGATTTTATGGGCGGATTAGCAAAGTATAAACCTTTTACAGCAATAGCATTTATTATATCCAGTGCTTCTTTGATAGGAATTCCCTTTTCTGCAGGGTATTTTTCAAAAAAAAATATCCTCAATTACTCCACTTCATGGGCAGATTTTTACGAATACCAGGGATATGCGGTAGTGCTGTGTATCTTTGTAGCTTCTTTTATAACAGCTGTGTATATGACAAGACAAACCATACTCATTTTCTTTGGAAAAAACAGAACCCCATTGCTCCAAACACATCTTGTATCCAAAACCCCCCTTCTTTTCACTATTCCTATCCTCATAATGATACTTGTTAGTATTCTTTTTTCTTTTCACTCCACTATATTAGATGTCGGATCACATTGGTTCTTACAAATAACTCAACCACTCCATCCTTTTTGCCTTTTTTCTTATTTTATTGCTTTCACTCCTAATAAAAATGAGTTTCTCACCCCCATTTCTATACTTATTGTACTCTCAGGTATAGGCATTGCTATCAAATGGTATCTGCCCAATACCTATACGGGATATATAAAAAAATCAAAAACCTACTTCTTTCTCAATCAATTGTGTTTTCATCATTTCTATATACAATATGTCTTGCATTTTTTCTGTGTGCGTCCCTTTTTTGCGTTGAGTAAAATGAGTGCTTTTGTTGACAAAAACATCCTTTCTCTTTTCATAAAGAATATAGGATATGTGTCCGTCACCTTTTCCCATATTCTGTATTGGATAGATAGAAAGATAATAGACGGAAGCATTACTCTCTTTCTCTTTTTTGTCAAATATATTTCCACACAAATAAATATTCTGCAAAGTGGCTCATACCAAAGAATGGTCCAATTTTCTCTCTTTGTTTTTATGATAATAATAGGAATGTGTGTTGTAGTAATATGCAATATGTAG
- the panB gene encoding 3-methyl-2-oxobutanoate hydroxymethyltransferase — translation MSTARSSNLKKITTHQLIEMKNKKEKISVLTAYDYSMAQIVDESGIDMILVGDSASNVMIGNSTTIPITLDQMIYHATCVVNAVNRALVIVDIPFGYYQGNSSEALKSSIRIMKESGAHGVKMEGGAEIKESIGRILSAGIPVVGHLGLTPQSIYKFGSYTVRATQESEAKRLLEDAILLQETGCCAIVLEKIPAKLAKEVSETLLIPTIGIGAGYHTDGQVLVIHDMLGITQGFKPRFLRQYANLNQVISDAVKNYISDVKNVHFPDEKESY, via the coding sequence ATGTCAACAGCACGTTCATCAAACTTAAAAAAAATTACTACGCATCAGCTCATAGAAATGAAAAACAAAAAAGAAAAAATAAGCGTACTCACGGCGTATGATTATTCTATGGCTCAGATAGTAGATGAATCAGGGATAGATATGATATTAGTAGGGGACTCTGCATCTAACGTTATGATAGGCAACAGCACTACTATCCCTATAACCTTAGATCAAATGATATATCACGCCACCTGTGTGGTAAACGCAGTGAATAGGGCTTTGGTAATAGTAGATATTCCTTTTGGATATTATCAAGGAAACTCTTCCGAAGCACTTAAATCCTCCATACGTATAATGAAAGAATCAGGTGCCCACGGAGTAAAAATGGAGGGTGGAGCAGAAATAAAAGAAAGTATTGGACGGATACTCAGTGCAGGAATACCTGTAGTGGGACACTTAGGACTCACCCCTCAGTCTATCTATAAATTTGGTTCTTACACTGTCAGGGCTACTCAAGAATCTGAAGCGAAACGACTCTTGGAAGACGCTATACTACTACAAGAAACGGGATGTTGTGCTATAGTATTAGAAAAAATACCTGCGAAACTTGCCAAAGAAGTTTCTGAAACACTGCTTATCCCTACCATAGGAATAGGTGCGGGATACCATACAGACGGACAGGTTTTGGTAATTCACGATATGCTCGGCATTACACAAGGATTCAAGCCACGATTCTTAAGACAATATGCAAACCTTAACCAGGTCATTTCCGATGCGGTAAAAAATTATATTTCCGATGTCAAAAATGTCCATTTCCCCGATGAAAAAGAAAGCTATTGA
- a CDS encoding TIGR00730 family Rossman fold protein codes for MQTKNNNEKHLSKEEEERIRKAFQEKNWAEIKSSDSWAIFKVVSEMVEGFEKLARIGPCVSIFGSARVKSDHIYYKIAEEIGIKLVQHGYGVITGGGPGIMEAGNKGAQQQKGKSVGLNIYLPFEQHNNIYIDRDKLINFDYFFVRKVMFVKYSQGFIVMPGGFGTLDELFEAITLIQTKKIGKFPIVLVVKEYWEGLMKWIKKIMLEEKFINPQDLELLSLVDTPEEAVEVIDNFYSKYGLVPNF; via the coding sequence ATGCAAACAAAAAATAATAATGAAAAACATCTGAGCAAAGAAGAAGAAGAAAGGATACGAAAAGCATTTCAAGAAAAGAATTGGGCTGAAATAAAAAGTAGTGACTCATGGGCTATCTTTAAAGTGGTATCCGAAATGGTAGAAGGATTTGAAAAATTAGCAAGAATAGGACCTTGTGTATCTATCTTTGGCTCGGCAAGGGTAAAATCTGACCACATATATTACAAAATAGCAGAAGAAATAGGGATAAAATTAGTCCAACACGGTTATGGGGTTATTACAGGAGGAGGACCTGGGATAATGGAAGCTGGGAATAAAGGAGCGCAACAACAAAAAGGAAAGTCAGTAGGACTCAATATCTATCTCCCCTTTGAACAGCATAATAATATCTATATTGACAGAGACAAACTCATCAATTTTGATTATTTTTTCGTAAGAAAAGTAATGTTTGTAAAATATTCTCAGGGATTTATTGTAATGCCAGGAGGATTTGGAACTCTTGATGAACTTTTTGAAGCCATAACTCTGATCCAAACAAAAAAAATAGGAAAATTTCCAATAGTACTAGTAGTAAAAGAGTATTGGGAAGGATTAATGAAGTGGATAAAAAAAATAATGTTAGAAGAAAAATTTATAAATCCACAAGATCTGGAATTATTGAGCTTAGTAGATACTCCTGAAGAAGCAGTTGAGGTTATAGATAATTTTTATTCTAAGTATGGTCTCGTTCCTAATTTTTAA